The Actinopolyspora erythraea genome has a segment encoding these proteins:
- a CDS encoding LacI family DNA-binding transcriptional regulator, which yields MVSIADVAQDAGVSSSTVSYVLSGKRSISPETRRRVEASIHRLGYHPHAGARALASSRTNVLALSMPLRTDIDVPVLMGFVTSVVTAARKYDYDVLLLTNDEGPEGLRRVANSAMADALLVMDVEVDDPRIPVSQSLSCPTVLIGLPDEPGDLSCVDLDFSAAAKRCVHHLADLGHEHIALVGPSPAVYERGTSFATRFLRGFTTVARERGLHASSQPCAPSYEGVRDCLDGILVEQPRVTGLVVHNEAALGTLLSELRNRDMRVPEDVSVVAVSPDEMAANWPIPLTTVPLPSDDIGVLAVEMAMRELEGVKSPEVRLLSPRLTTARSTAQRH from the coding sequence ATGGTCTCCATCGCCGACGTAGCACAGGACGCTGGGGTCTCCTCCAGCACCGTCTCCTACGTGCTGTCCGGGAAGCGGTCGATCTCGCCGGAGACGCGGCGCCGTGTGGAGGCCAGCATCCACAGGCTCGGCTATCACCCCCATGCGGGAGCCCGCGCGCTGGCCAGCAGCCGCACCAACGTACTGGCGTTGAGCATGCCGTTGCGCACCGACATCGACGTTCCCGTTCTGATGGGCTTCGTGACCTCGGTGGTCACCGCCGCACGCAAGTACGACTACGACGTGCTGTTGCTGACCAACGACGAGGGGCCGGAGGGCCTGCGTCGGGTGGCCAACTCGGCGATGGCCGACGCGCTGCTGGTGATGGACGTCGAGGTCGACGACCCGCGGATTCCGGTGTCGCAGTCGCTGTCCTGCCCCACGGTGCTGATCGGGCTCCCGGACGAGCCGGGTGACCTCTCCTGCGTGGATCTCGACTTCTCCGCCGCGGCGAAGCGGTGCGTTCACCATCTGGCCGACCTCGGCCACGAGCACATCGCCCTGGTCGGCCCGTCGCCCGCCGTCTACGAGCGCGGCACCAGTTTCGCGACCCGTTTCCTGCGGGGGTTTACGACGGTAGCACGGGAACGGGGGCTGCACGCCTCCAGCCAACCCTGCGCTCCCTCCTACGAGGGGGTGCGTGACTGTCTCGACGGGATCCTCGTCGAACAGCCACGAGTCACCGGGCTGGTGGTGCACAACGAGGCGGCGCTCGGCACCCTGCTGTCCGAACTGCGCAACCGTGACATGCGGGTCCCCGAGGACGTCTCGGTGGTGGCGGTCAGTCCCGACGAGATGGCCGCCAACTGGCCGATCCCCCTGACCACGGTCCCGCTGCCCTCCGACGACATCGGAGTGCTCGCGGTGGAAATGGCGATGCGTGAACTCGAAGGGGTGAAGTCCCCCGAGGTTCGGCTGCTTTCCCCGCGGCTCACCACGGCCCGGAGTACCGCGCAGCGCCACTGA
- a CDS encoding tRNA-binding protein produces the protein MADFEGFQRFDIRVGRIVRAEPHGRARTPAHKLWIDFGPELGTRTSSAQLCDNYTAEELPGNQVVCIVNLPPRRVAGFDSEVLVLASVSAAEGTVLLQPGQEVTPGARIA, from the coding sequence ATGGCTGATTTCGAGGGATTCCAACGATTCGACATCAGGGTGGGAAGAATCGTTCGTGCCGAACCGCACGGCCGGGCGCGTACCCCCGCCCACAAACTGTGGATAGATTTCGGCCCGGAGCTGGGGACCAGGACCAGCTCGGCACAGTTGTGCGACAACTACACGGCCGAGGAACTTCCCGGTAACCAGGTGGTCTGCATCGTCAACCTGCCGCCGCGCCGAGTGGCGGGTTTCGACTCCGAAGTACTCGTGCTCGCTTCCGTCAGCGCCGCGGAGGGCACCGTGCTGCTGCAGCCGGGACAGGAGGTCACCCCCGGCGCCCGAATCGCCTGA
- a CDS encoding alpha/beta hydrolase produces MPSENVEHVNIKALAWDIAADIHFPPDFDRNRTYATVISAHPTGSCKEQTAGNVYAAELARQGFVAIAFDASFQGASGGEPRFTEDPAFRVRDFSYVIDYLVIQPYVDENRIGVLGICGGGGYAINATMTERRIKALGAVTPGNVGRLMREGFVNYDPLGALEAIAAQRTAEARGQDALVNDLLPPSPGAAEEAGVTDIDVREATEYYKTDRGRAEHGATSFLFSRQAALAGWDAFDRAEVLLAQPMCVVVGNRPGGFGAYRAGFEIYGRAASKDKELVVVEGASHYDLYDQPEATGKALEHLIPFYREHL; encoded by the coding sequence ATGCCTTCCGAAAACGTCGAGCACGTGAACATCAAGGCGTTGGCCTGGGACATCGCGGCCGACATCCACTTTCCGCCGGATTTCGACCGCAATCGGACCTACGCCACGGTGATCAGCGCCCACCCCACCGGCAGCTGCAAGGAGCAGACCGCGGGCAACGTCTACGCCGCGGAGCTGGCACGGCAGGGGTTCGTCGCGATCGCCTTCGACGCGAGCTTCCAGGGCGCAAGCGGTGGTGAACCCAGGTTCACCGAGGATCCGGCCTTTCGGGTACGGGACTTCAGTTACGTGATCGACTATCTGGTCATCCAGCCCTACGTCGACGAGAACCGAATCGGCGTGCTGGGCATCTGCGGTGGAGGCGGGTACGCGATCAACGCGACGATGACCGAGCGGCGGATCAAGGCACTCGGCGCCGTGACCCCGGGCAACGTCGGCCGGTTGATGCGCGAGGGCTTCGTGAACTACGACCCGCTGGGGGCGCTGGAGGCCATCGCCGCGCAGCGCACGGCTGAGGCGCGCGGGCAGGACGCGTTGGTCAACGACCTGTTGCCGCCGTCGCCGGGGGCCGCCGAGGAGGCGGGGGTGACTGACATCGACGTGCGCGAGGCCACCGAGTACTACAAGACCGATCGCGGCCGTGCGGAGCACGGTGCGACCAGCTTCCTGTTCTCCCGGCAGGCGGCGCTGGCCGGTTGGGACGCCTTCGATCGGGCCGAGGTGCTGCTCGCCCAGCCGATGTGCGTCGTGGTGGGTAACCGGCCGGGCGGTTTCGGTGCCTACCGCGCCGGCTTCGAGATCTACGGACGCGCTGCCTCGAAGGACAAGGAACTCGTGGTCGTCGAAGGTGCTTCGCACTACGACCTCTACGACCAGCCCGAAGCCACGGGCAAGGCGTTGGAACACCTGATCCCGTTCTACCGCGAGCACCTCTGA
- a CDS encoding helix-turn-helix domain-containing protein, producing the protein MRSRVHRAELGEFLKARRAELSPRQVGLPETGSRRRVPGLRREEVAQLAAISTDYYTRLEQGRIAASAPVLSSLARVLSLDDGQREYLSELAGRDATRPRRRTRQEVRASLRRVLDDLRFTPAFVLGRRMDVLAWNPLAAALVTDFARLPPNHRNYVRLLFTDEHMRTLYADWESVARTSVALLRREAAHYPDDHRLTELVGELSVRDADFRQWWAGHHVANQRIGTKTLHHPVVGELTLDWDTLTCTSDPDQHLVTWTAEPDTPTHDRLRILASWTAQHRADPADSGHDPWSSGHG; encoded by the coding sequence ATGCGCAGCAGAGTTCACCGCGCTGAGCTCGGGGAGTTTCTCAAGGCGCGACGTGCCGAGCTGAGCCCGCGACAGGTGGGACTGCCCGAAACCGGCAGCCGGCGGCGCGTGCCGGGGTTGCGCCGCGAGGAGGTCGCCCAGCTGGCGGCGATCAGCACCGACTACTACACGCGACTGGAGCAAGGGCGCATCGCCGCATCCGCCCCGGTGCTCAGCTCTCTGGCCCGGGTGTTGTCCCTCGATGACGGGCAGCGCGAGTACCTCTCCGAACTCGCGGGCAGAGATGCCACGCGGCCGCGTCGACGCACGCGCCAGGAAGTGCGGGCCTCCCTGCGGCGGGTGCTCGACGACCTGCGGTTTACCCCCGCGTTCGTACTGGGGCGCCGCATGGACGTGCTGGCTTGGAATCCTCTGGCGGCGGCCCTGGTCACCGACTTCGCCCGGCTACCGCCCAACCATCGCAACTACGTGCGGCTGCTGTTCACCGACGAGCACATGCGCACGCTCTACGCCGACTGGGAATCCGTGGCCCGCACCAGCGTGGCCCTGCTGCGCCGAGAAGCCGCCCACTACCCTGATGACCACCGGCTGACCGAACTGGTGGGCGAACTCTCGGTGCGCGACGCTGACTTCCGCCAGTGGTGGGCCGGACACCACGTCGCCAACCAGCGCATCGGCACCAAAACCCTGCACCACCCCGTCGTCGGCGAGCTCACCCTCGACTGGGACACGTTGACCTGCACCAGCGATCCCGACCAGCACCTGGTCACCTGGACCGCCGAACCCGACACCCCCACCCACGACCGGCTGCGCATCCTCGCCTCCTGGACCGCCCAGCACCGGGCCGACCCCGCTGACAGCGGGCATGACCCGTGGAGCAGCGGCCATGGCTAG
- a CDS encoding NPP1 family protein, translating to MDSDAPATSALESSVRFGRGRVGRRLSRTFSAVGGTLALLAVLPGTALAETVPPEIPANFAAADERWMPAFDYDGDGCYPSVAVGADGTLNTGLNNSGALDGQCHDPSDLANSNVYARAKRDNGWQAYLYDMYFQKDQAVPGLDAFGHRHDIEHVVVWVHDGSARYVSTSAHGDYDVHPASEVDWDGSTHAKVVYHKDGLGTHAFRLAGEGEQPENDWNAWHYPDLVSWHRFPGDTRSILTGADFGSASLAISDGAFQDNLNSAKPEGIPFDPYA from the coding sequence ATGGACAGCGACGCACCCGCGACGAGTGCTCTCGAGTCGTCCGTTCGTTTCGGACGAGGACGTGTCGGTCGCCGACTGTCGCGGACGTTCTCCGCGGTGGGTGGCACGCTCGCGCTGTTGGCGGTTCTGCCGGGAACCGCCCTGGCCGAGACCGTGCCCCCCGAGATCCCGGCCAACTTCGCCGCCGCGGACGAGAGGTGGATGCCCGCCTTCGACTACGACGGGGACGGTTGCTACCCCAGTGTGGCGGTCGGGGCCGACGGGACGCTGAACACTGGGCTGAACAACTCCGGAGCGCTGGACGGTCAGTGCCACGACCCGTCCGATCTGGCCAACTCCAACGTCTACGCCCGCGCCAAGCGCGACAACGGGTGGCAGGCCTACCTCTACGACATGTACTTCCAGAAGGACCAGGCCGTGCCGGGGCTCGACGCGTTCGGTCACCGGCACGACATCGAACACGTGGTGGTGTGGGTGCACGACGGCAGCGCCCGGTACGTGTCCACCTCCGCCCACGGCGACTACGACGTTCACCCGGCCTCCGAGGTCGACTGGGACGGCAGCACCCACGCCAAAGTCGTCTACCACAAGGACGGACTCGGCACCCACGCCTTCCGGCTCGCGGGCGAAGGCGAACAGCCCGAGAACGACTGGAACGCCTGGCACTACCCGGACCTGGTGAGCTGGCACCGCTTTCCCGGCGACACCCGTTCGATCCTGACCGGGGCCGACTTCGGCAGCGCCAGCCTGGCGATCAGCGACGGCGCCTTCCAGGACAACCTCAACAGCGCCAAACCCGAGGGCATCCCGTTCGACCCCTACGCGTGA
- a CDS encoding DUF1062 domain-containing protein: MSSQPHTVLSWVVRRTGLPALSLRCVDCRSGSATAGEGRFRVNANGKLLVRCVSCDRTSKLTVHERVPVGSLERAELDGYRVNDPELVASRLLDPLFARRNRFTLDWTEAWELDTPSEQLDERWPARVEVVFEDPIQARPERLIARGLGLSRSQVQRRIKCDVPPRRPTRAGFTFTLLARE; the protein is encoded by the coding sequence ATGTCTTCACAACCTCATACCGTGCTGTCTTGGGTCGTTCGTCGAACCGGGCTACCCGCGCTGTCGTTACGGTGCGTGGACTGCCGGTCGGGGTCGGCCACCGCCGGCGAGGGCAGGTTCAGAGTCAACGCCAACGGCAAGCTGTTGGTCCGCTGCGTGTCCTGCGACCGCACGAGCAAGCTCACCGTGCACGAGCGAGTTCCGGTCGGCTCCCTGGAGCGGGCTGAGCTCGACGGGTACCGCGTCAACGATCCGGAGCTGGTGGCGTCCAGGCTGTTGGATCCGCTATTCGCCCGACGCAACCGCTTCACCCTCGACTGGACGGAGGCCTGGGAGTTGGACACGCCGTCGGAACAGCTCGACGAGAGGTGGCCGGCCCGGGTGGAGGTGGTCTTCGAGGATCCGATACAGGCGCGTCCGGAACGGCTCATCGCGCGGGGGCTCGGCCTCAGCAGGAGCCAGGTGCAGCGTCGGATCAAGTGCGACGTTCCGCCGCGCCGTCCGACGAGGGCCGGGTTCACCTTCACCCTGCTGGCCAGGGAGTAG
- a CDS encoding MFS transporter, giving the protein MNVFDRLLDTRPLRFHPAFRRWWTGNALSVFGGQLTTVAVLYQIWDSTGSSVAVGSAGLARATPVVLFGLIGGAVADSLDRRRLVLLTSTGQLLAVGLLTALALAGIRSLWLLLALVLLQAGCAATGAAARRSLTARLLTGQLLSAGVALNHLGFQVAMLVGPTAAGLLIAEWGVSGCYLLNTVTFAPAIYAVLRLPAMWPETTEPRRGRETIGEGLRFVASKPELRGAFLTDVLATVLAMPTVLFPMINEQRFDGGPDTLGLFWSALSLGGIVAGALSGMITRLPRPGVVMLCAAGVWSVALAGFGTSQLLWPLLGCLALGGAADTISVIARGSLVQLATPDSHRGRVSSVDHIIGASGPDVGEFRGGLVAAASSASFAAVSGALCCGLGVAALAATNRPLRRFNAFAPRSEETQAPAET; this is encoded by the coding sequence ATGAACGTGTTCGACAGGCTGCTCGACACCCGCCCGCTGCGCTTTCATCCCGCGTTCCGCAGGTGGTGGACCGGCAACGCGCTGTCCGTCTTCGGTGGACAACTGACCACGGTGGCCGTGCTGTACCAGATCTGGGACAGCACCGGCAGCTCCGTGGCGGTGGGCAGCGCGGGGCTCGCGCGCGCCACACCGGTGGTGCTGTTCGGACTGATCGGTGGAGCGGTTGCCGACAGTCTCGACCGCAGACGTCTGGTGCTGCTGACCAGCACGGGACAACTCCTCGCGGTCGGCCTGCTGACCGCACTGGCACTGGCCGGTATCCGGTCGCTGTGGTTGTTGCTGGCACTGGTGCTGCTGCAGGCCGGTTGCGCAGCCACGGGGGCGGCTGCGCGCCGGAGTCTCACCGCGCGGCTGCTCACCGGACAGCTGCTCTCGGCGGGAGTGGCACTGAACCACCTCGGATTTCAGGTGGCCATGCTCGTGGGCCCCACCGCCGCGGGCCTACTCATCGCCGAGTGGGGAGTGAGCGGCTGCTACCTGCTGAACACGGTGACCTTCGCGCCCGCGATCTACGCCGTACTGCGACTGCCCGCGATGTGGCCGGAGACCACCGAGCCCCGCCGAGGGCGGGAAACGATCGGGGAAGGCCTCCGCTTCGTCGCGAGCAAGCCCGAGCTGCGCGGCGCGTTTCTCACCGACGTACTGGCGACGGTGCTGGCCATGCCGACCGTGCTGTTTCCGATGATCAACGAGCAGCGTTTCGACGGCGGCCCCGACACTCTCGGACTGTTCTGGTCGGCCCTGTCGTTGGGAGGCATCGTGGCCGGGGCTCTTTCCGGGATGATCACACGCCTGCCCCGTCCCGGCGTGGTGATGCTGTGCGCGGCCGGGGTGTGGTCGGTGGCCCTGGCCGGGTTCGGCACGAGCCAGCTGCTGTGGCCGCTGCTGGGCTGCCTGGCTCTGGGAGGGGCGGCCGACACGATCTCGGTGATCGCGCGGGGATCGCTGGTTCAACTGGCCACACCGGACTCCCACCGCGGCCGGGTCAGTTCCGTGGACCACATCATCGGCGCTTCCGGACCCGATGTGGGCGAGTTCCGCGGCGGTCTCGTGGCCGCGGCGAGTTCGGCCTCGTTCGCCGCCGTGTCCGGTGCGCTCTGCTGCGGCCTGGGAGTCGCCGCGCTCGCCGCCACGAACCGACCGCTGCGGCGCTTCAACGCCTTCGCACCCCGTTCAGAGGAAACGCAGGCTCCTGCCGAGACGTGA
- a CDS encoding class I SAM-dependent methyltransferase, whose translation MVEPQIETARGRDLLETLPDPLPAERIIALNQPGTDLHSHREYVWNGLRFEAPPGVFLPGHTSRMIYDRLFDGRIEVRDRRYVAMGVGLGVETVAAGLAGARRIHAVDVHPDSVTTAAHHFERHVGPAGSPVFVPVVADVFEGFPEGVQSDVITFNPPAVSHPVSDDPDIVRNVCVGAPLLERFFTQLAEREILAPGGEVFVVASTTADLRGIVGHALAHGFVPEVRDLHDWQDGVVTHLFRFVRKDVP comes from the coding sequence ATGGTTGAACCCCAGATCGAGACAGCACGAGGGCGGGACCTGCTGGAGACTCTCCCGGACCCGCTGCCCGCCGAACGGATCATCGCGCTGAACCAGCCCGGGACCGACCTGCACAGCCATCGCGAGTACGTGTGGAACGGACTGCGCTTCGAAGCGCCACCGGGTGTCTTCCTACCCGGGCATACCAGTCGGATGATTTACGACCGGCTGTTCGACGGCAGGATCGAAGTGCGTGACCGTCGCTACGTGGCGATGGGGGTCGGGCTCGGTGTCGAAACCGTCGCCGCCGGACTGGCCGGCGCACGGCGGATCCACGCCGTGGACGTGCACCCCGACAGCGTGACCACCGCCGCTCACCACTTCGAGCGTCACGTCGGTCCTGCGGGATCCCCGGTCTTCGTGCCCGTGGTGGCCGACGTCTTCGAGGGCTTCCCCGAGGGAGTCCAGAGCGACGTCATCACCTTCAATCCGCCCGCCGTGAGCCACCCCGTCAGCGACGATCCCGACATCGTACGCAACGTGTGCGTGGGAGCCCCGCTGTTGGAGCGGTTCTTCACCCAGCTCGCCGAACGCGAGATCCTGGCACCCGGCGGTGAGGTCTTCGTCGTCGCCTCCACCACCGCCGACCTGCGCGGCATCGTGGGGCACGCCCTCGCGCACGGCTTCGTCCCGGAAGTCCGCGACCTGCACGACTGGCAGGACGGCGTGGTGACCCATCTCTTCCGGTTCGTCCGCAAAGACGTCCCGTGA